GATGAATACGCAATCCACTCCCGTTACCCTGATCGGCGTCCCCCTGGAAGAAGGGTCCGGCCGCCGCGGCGCCGGCATGGGTCCGACGGCGCTTCGCATCGCCGGCATCGAAACCACACTGACCGAACTTGGCCATCGCGTCACGGATAGCGGCGACTTGCATCCTGTTCCGGCAGCGGATCTTCCGGACCATCCCCACGCTCACAATCTGAAGATTGTCGGCGCTTTCACGCGTGCGCTGGAAGCGAAGGTCTATGATGTCGGATCGTCTGGCGGCTTCCCGCTGATCCTCGGCGGCGATCACAGTCTCTCCATGGGCAGCGTCTCCGGCATGGCCCGCCATGCGGCGGAGGTCGGCCGTCCGCTCTTTGTGCTCTGGCTCGACGCTCACTCCGATTTCAATTCGCCCGCCACCTCGCCGTCAGGCAATATTCATGGCATGCCCGTCGCATTCTTCTGCGGCGAAGCCGAGATCGAAGGCGTTCTGCCGGCCGGCCGGCCATTGGTCGACCCGAACAAAGTCTTCCAGGTCGGCATCCGCTCCGTCGATCCGCACGAGCGCGAGGAAATCCGCGAACACGGCGTCAACGTCTTCGACATGCGCTCCCTCGACGAGCAGGGTGTCGCCGCCATCATGCGCAAGGTGCTCGATACCGTCAGCGAAGCCAACGGCCTGCTGCATGTCAGCTTCGATGTCGATTTCCTCGATCCGGATATCGCGCCGGGCGTCGGAACCACGGTGCCGGGCGGCGCGACCTATCGGGAAGCGCATCTCATCATGGAGATGCTCTCCGACAGCAATCTCGTCTCGTCGCTCGATCTCGTCGAGCTCAACCCGTTCCTCGATGATCGTGGCAAGAGCGCCCGCGTGCTGGTGGAAATGGCCGCAAGCCTCTTCGGCCGGCGCATCTTCGATCGACCGACCCGGGCCGCCTGAGGCGCTATCTGGCCGGCAGAGGAAGCGAATACGCTTCGCCGGTGGGCGAAACAGTCCTTACCGGGGCCACCCTCGTCCTTCGACAAGCTCAGGATGAGGGTGGAATGAGTTGCAATCCGGAGTAAGGGAACCCTCGTGGTGAGGAGGCCCAAAGGGCCGTCTCGAACCACGAGGGCGGGTGATCAGTCTCCCTTTACAACCTCCATACTTCCAGCATTGTGTTCTGCCAGCCAATACTATCGAAACCGCTTGTATAGGTTTAGGTTTAAGCAATCTTCTTCCTCTATCGTGCCAATAACGCGCCGCATCGGCGTCACGGGTTCAATGGGAAGAACGTTCATGGCCACGATCAATTCCACCAGCTTCAGCGGCGATACTCTGGAGATCATTGCCTTCCGGCTGCATGATCAGGAATTCTGCGTCAAGACCACCACGATCCGCGAAATCCGCGGCTGGGCGCCGTCGACGCCGATCCCGCACGCGCCCGCCGATGTCATCGGCGTCATGAACCTGCGCGGTTCGGTGATCCCGATCATCGACCTCGCCTACAAGCTCGGCATGCAGAGCACGGTTGCCAATGAGCGCAGCGCCATTGTCGTTGCCGAAGTCCATAACATGGTGATCGGCATGCTGGTCGACCGCGTCTCCGACATCCTGACGATCGCCTCCAGCCAGGTGCAACCGGTGCCGGAAGTGACCGCCTCCTTCGATCGCGCCTATTGCGAAGGCATCATCGCCACGGAGAACGGAATGATCTGCTTCCTGAACCTCGCCAAGATGTTCAAGGAAAACGAAACAGACGAACTTGCCGCTTAACTTCGCCGCATAGTCCTTTTTAAGAAACCGTCGCTCTCTTGCGGCGGTTTTTTTATTATCGCATAATTTTAGTTAGTTATATTTTATTTAAATTATAATTTCTAATGAGCTAATTTTTACTCAAAATTAAAGGAGGCAACTCCATCATCGATTGTGAAGCGAGGAAAGAAAATACAATCTCTACATTCCGACCATCCCTTGCGGAACGTCGTCTTTCGGCGTGCCGACGAGCGCGGCCGCCCGCTTCGAAGCCATTAATCGACGCCCGACAAAGGCGAGCTTTTCTAAGAGGGAATAGGAATGTTCAGTCTATCATCCGATGCCAGCCGCATTCTTTCCGCCGTTTCCAAATCGCAAGCCATCATTGAATTTGATCTCCAAGGTAAGATACTGACGGCAAACGAGAATTTCTGTCGCGCGCTGGGCTATGAGCTGAAGGAAATCGTCGGCAATCATCATCGGATGTTCTGTGATTCCTCCTATGTCACAACCCCTGCCTATCATGATTTCTGGGCGCGTCTCGGCCGCGGCGAATATGATGCCGGCACCTACAAGCGGC
The Rhizobium sp. 11515TR DNA segment above includes these coding regions:
- the rocF gene encoding arginase, producing MNTQSTPVTLIGVPLEEGSGRRGAGMGPTALRIAGIETTLTELGHRVTDSGDLHPVPAADLPDHPHAHNLKIVGAFTRALEAKVYDVGSSGGFPLILGGDHSLSMGSVSGMARHAAEVGRPLFVLWLDAHSDFNSPATSPSGNIHGMPVAFFCGEAEIEGVLPAGRPLVDPNKVFQVGIRSVDPHEREEIREHGVNVFDMRSLDEQGVAAIMRKVLDTVSEANGLLHVSFDVDFLDPDIAPGVGTTVPGGATYREAHLIMEMLSDSNLVSSLDLVELNPFLDDRGKSARVLVEMAASLFGRRIFDRPTRAA
- a CDS encoding chemotaxis protein CheW, with the protein product MATINSTSFSGDTLEIIAFRLHDQEFCVKTTTIREIRGWAPSTPIPHAPADVIGVMNLRGSVIPIIDLAYKLGMQSTVANERSAIVVAEVHNMVIGMLVDRVSDILTIASSQVQPVPEVTASFDRAYCEGIIATENGMICFLNLAKMFKENETDELAA